In the genome of Quercus robur chromosome 3, dhQueRobu3.1, whole genome shotgun sequence, one region contains:
- the LOC126716822 gene encoding uncharacterized protein LOC126716822, giving the protein MAAAASSGSNSLKEYLKRYGINDEEDKKKKKKKKKVQSKPDATGLLVVDEDPVWQKTVNLEEENSGDSADEEKPQVNEDIEVKRMRRLEQLRARRAYNAISEDGSGWVSLSPKCLNSNDPNSDMSPPRKQRIRNDTPSPEPEQDSGRDNIDLSPPRPNLNNDMSPPRKRRVRNDSPSPEPGVKLSTDLLNSDMSPPRRRQVLADNDRSNPDISPPRRGRRGSPYQDVFHAPLGSDLSPPRKSRKDLGRPGSPDLSPPRRRSTETNASHASLLPDLSPPRKSRKEATVEEQRKTGLISGKDMREEIARTKKNDLLRFNEMDPSISGRGAEPTYRDKKGERISKEEFLKLRKKVKVEEKPKEIKLEWGKGLAQKREAEARLQELESEKDKPFARTRDDPELDKMLRERIRDGDPMAHLVKKKHPELVLPNLGDNEKMKESGFVVPQDIPDHSWLKRRLDAAPNRYGIRPGRHWDGVDRSNGFEKGLFKRMNEKRATETEAYLWSVSDM; this is encoded by the exons ATGGCGGCAGCTGCATCTTCGGGATCCAACTCTCTTAAAGAATATCTGAAAAGATATGGAATCAATGATGAAgaggataaaaagaaaaagaagaagaagaagaaggtccAAAGTAAGCCAGATGCAACGGGTCTTTTAGTTGTGGATGAAGATCCAGTTTGGCAGAAAACAGTCAATCTCGAAGAGGAAAACAGCGGCGATTCAGCTG ATGAAGAGAAGCCACAAGTTAATGAAGACATTGAGGTTAAGCGGATGAGGAGGCTTGAACAGTTGAGGGCCAGACGTGCATATAATGCCATATCAGAGGATGGCAGTGGTTGGGTTTCGCTCTCTCCTAAATGCTTGAATTCTAACGACCCAAATTCTGATATGTCTCCACCTCGTAAACAGAGGATTCGAAATGACACACCTTCACCAGAACCTGAGCAGGATTCTGGCAGAGATAACATTGATTTGTCTCCTCCACGACCAAACCTGAACAATGATATGTCTCCACCTCGGAAACGGAGGGTTCGAAATGATAGCCCTTCACCAGAACCTGGAGTGAAGCTTTCAACTGATTTGCTGAATTCTGATATGTCTCCACCTCGTCGACGCCAAGTATTGGCAGACAATGATAGGAGTAACCCTGACATTTCTCCTCCACGACGGGGTCGTCGTGGTTCTCCATATCAAGATGTCTTCCATGCTCCCCTGGGGTCAGACCTTTCACCCCCAAGGAAAAGCAGGAAGGATCTTGGGAGACCTGGGTCACCTGACCTTTCACCACCACGTAGACGCTCAACTGAAACCAATGCTTCACATGCATCTTTGCTTCCTGACCTTTCTCCACCAAGGAAAAGTCGAAAGGAAGCTACTGTGGAAGAACAGCGAAAAACAGGTCTGATTTCTGGCAAAGATATGAGGGAAGAGATTGCCAGAACTAAGAAGAATGATTTGTTGAG GTTTAATGAGATGGATCCTTCTATAAGTGGTCGGGGTGCGGAGCCTACATATCGGGATAAGAAAG GAGAACGTATATCGAAGGAGGAATTCTTAAAACTGCGAAAGAAAGTAAAAGTAGAAGAGAAGCCCAAG GAGATTAAGTTGGAGTGGGGCAAGGGCTTGGCTCAAAAGCGGGAAGCCGAAGCTAGGCTGCAGGAATTGGAATCTGAGAAGGACAAACCATTTGCGCGGACCAG AGATGATCCTGAACTCGACAAAATGCTGAGGGAGAGAATAAGAGATGGCGATCCCATGGCACATTTGGTGAAG AAAAAGCATCCTGAACTAGTTCTCCCAAACCTAGGGGacaatgagaaaatgaaggaatCAGGGTTTGTTGTTCCTCAGGACATTCCTGATCACAGCTGGTTAAAACGAAGATTAGATGCTGCTCCAAATAGATATGGTATAAGACCAGGAAGACATTGGGATGGAGTTGACCGTAGTAATG GATTTGAGAAGGGATTGTTCAAAAGGATGAATGAGAAACGAGCTACAGAAACAGAAGCATATCTTTGGTCTGTCTCCGATATGTGA
- the LOC126716823 gene encoding uncharacterized protein LOC126716823, giving the protein MGEFSIQISSDLLNRLSDDTEKLKKKTKKSKKAKVPREPRQPSAKVDQKQISDESETFKGAATTGWPLQTPLFVPVNTPAQSAYTELDAIRSVLQDGERVLDRLQKQEENMVQEVTQRAKDLREKEFKLPYQKPMPCLAENNAWLECYKEHAKDILKCSPLVKSFEDCIRRARQNVSSEMK; this is encoded by the coding sequence ATGGGTGAGTTTTCAATTCAGATTAGCAGCGACCTTCTTAATCGGCTTTCTGATGACACTGAAAAGTTGaagaagaaaactaaaaaatctaaaaaagctAAGGTACCCCGAGAGCCTAGACAGCCCTCAGCTAAGGTagatcagaagcagatttctgatgAATCTGAAACATTTAAGGGGGCTGCTACTACAGGATGGCCACTGCAGACTCCATTATTTGTACCTGTAAACACTCCTGCACAATCTGCCTACACAGAGTTGGATGCAATTCGATCTGTCCTTCAAGATGGTGAGAGGGTTCTGGACAGGTTGCAGAAGCAGGAGGAAAATATGGTGCAGGAAGTAACACAAAGAGCCAAGGATCTCCGAGAAAAGGAGTTCAAGCTTCCATACCAGAAGCCTATGCCTTGCTTGGCTGAGAATAATGCTTGGTTGGAATGCTACAAGGAACATGCAAAAGACATCCTGAAATGTTCTCCTCTAGTTAAAAGCTTCGAAGATTGTATTCGCCGAGCTAGGCAGAACGTGAGTTCAGAAATGAAGTAG